In Schistosoma mansoni, WGS project CABG00000000 data, supercontig 0137, strain Puerto Rico, whole genome shotgun sequence, one genomic interval encodes:
- a CDS encoding RNA and export factor binding protein, putative: MDQSLEDIIQQKRIRVTRGRGRGRGRGGESLRGVRRGGVARRNTNGLSRALPDKWQHDMFQDGRSPKGSVSTGGNATRLHISNLDFGVNNDDINELFREFGAIRKATVHYDRSGRSLGTAEVVFVNPLSATKAKNHYNGVPLDGRPMVIQLVGAG; this comes from the exons ATGGACCAGAGTCTTGAAGATATTATCCAACAGAAGCGCATCAGAGTAACTAGAGGTAGAGGTCGTGGACGCGGTCGCGGTGGCGAATCTTTGCGAGGTGTCCGTCGTGGTGGAGTTGCGCGACGAAACACAAATGGATTG TCACGAGCCTTACCTGACAAATGGCAGCACGATATGTTCCAAGATGGTCGTAGCCCCAAAGGATCTGTTAGTACAGGTGGAAATGCTACGAGGCTGCACATTTCAAACCTGGACTTCGGTGTTAACAATGACGATATAAAT GAACTTTTTCGGGAGTTTGGTGCAATTCGGAAGGCTACCGTCCATTATGACAGGAGCGGTCGTTCTCTTGGCACCGCAGAAGTCGTATTTGTGAACCCTCTTAGTGCAACTAAAGCCAAAAATCACTACAATGGTGTACCCCTTGATGGACGTCCAATGGTCATTCAGTTGGTCGGTGCAGGTTAG
- a CDS encoding RNA and export factor binding protein, putative: MDQSLEDIIQQKRIRVTRGRGRGRGRGGESLRGVRRGGVARRNTNGLSRALPDKWQHDMFQDGRSPKGSVSTGGNATRLHISNLDFGVNNDDINELFREFGAIRKATVHYDRSGRSLGTAEVVFVNPLSATKAKNHYNGVPLDGRPMVIQLVGAAVETAVTSRPRVTRPRGSPLRRGFGRGRGRARGRGRIQKPAVTKEELDAQLAAYNAQRA; encoded by the exons ATGGACCAGAGTCTTGAAGATATTATCCAACAGAAGCGCATCAGAGTAACTAGAGGTAGAGGTCGTGGACGCGGTCGCGGTGGCGAATCTTTGCGAGGTGTCCGTCGTGGTGGAGTTGCGCGACGAAACACAAATGGATTG TCACGAGCCTTACCTGACAAATGGCAGCACGATATGTTCCAAGATGGTCGTAGCCCCAAAGGATCTGTTAGTACAGGTGGAAATGCTACGAGGCTGCACATTTCAAACCTGGACTTCGGTGTTAACAATGACGATATAAAT GAACTTTTTCGGGAGTTTGGTGCAATTCGGAAGGCTACCGTCCATTATGACAGGAGCGGTCGTTCTCTTGGCACCGCAGAAGTCGTATTTGTGAACCCTCTTAGTGCAACTAAAGCCAAAAATCACTACAATGGTGTACCCCTTGATGGACGTCCAATGGTCATTCAGTTGGTCGGTGCAG CTGTTGAAACTGCTGTAACATCACGTCCTCGTGTTACTCGCCCTCGTGGTTCACCGCTTCGTCGGGGTTTCGGACGTGGTCGAGGTCGTGCACGTGGTCGCGGAAGAATTCAGAAACCTGCAGTTACTAAGGAAGAATTAGACGCACAGTTGGCTGCTTATAATGCCCAG